CCCACGTTGGAGCACGCGCTGAAGGGCTTCGTGGGCAAGACGCTCCACCTGCCGCGCGCGAAGGAGCTGCGCCCCAAGAAGCTCTACCTGGAAGAGCGCTACGAGCGCTTCCGCAAGGTGGGCTGAAGCACCCTGCCCGAAGCACCGGGATCCTGACCGGAAGGAGAGGCTTCCTGCCTGAATGGGTAGGTCGCCGTCCTGCCCGGTCCGCCGATGTGGCGCGATTTCGAGCCCTTTAGTTTCAGGCTCGAAAGGAACACGCCATGTCCACCGACGCCCTCCAGTCCCTCTCGCAGTCCATCTCCACCGTCGTCGAGCGCATCGCTCCCTCCCTCGTCCGCGTCGAGGCCCGCCGTCGCCGGGGCGCCAGCGGTGTCATCTGGGATGCCGACGGTCACATCCTCACCACCAGCCACGCCGTCGAACACGAGGGCTCCATCCAGGTGGGCCTCGCGGACGGCCGCTCGGTGTCCGCCGAGCTCGTCGGCCGCGACCCGAGCACCGACCTCGCGCTCCTCAAGGCCGACGCCCGTGGACTTACCGCGCTCGCGCCCGCGCCGCTCGATGACGTGAAGGTGGGCAACATCGTGCTGGCCCTCGGCCGGCCGGGGCGTACGGCGCGGGCCACGCTGGGCATCGTCAGCGCGTTCGGCGGCGACTGGCGCACGCACGCGGGCGGACAGGTGGACCGCTACCTGGAGACCGACGCGGACCTGCCTCCGGGCTTCTCCGGCGGCGCGCTGGTGGACGCGCAGGGCCGCTTCCTGGGCATCCCCACGGCGGCCTTCTCCCGCACCGCCGCGGTCGTGCTCCCCGGCGGCACGCTGACGCGCGTGGCGAACTCACTCCGCGAACACGGAGGCATCCGCCGCGGCTACCTGGGCGTGGGCGCCTACCCGGTGCGCCTGCCGCGTGAAATCGAAGGCACGAAGGCGGGCCTCATCCTGCTCTCCGTGGATCCGGACGGGCCGGCGCAGAAGGCCGGGCTGCTGCTGGGCGACGTGCTGGTGAGCCTGGGCGGTCAGTCGCTGCACGGCGTGGAGGACCTGCTGGGCTACCTGGGCGACGAGAAGGTGGGCGCGTCCATCCAGGCGAAGGTGTTGCGCGCGGGCGAACTGCGCGAGGTGCCCATCACCGTGGGCAAGCGTTCTTGAAAGGAGCCGGCGATGAAACTGTTGCAGCAACTCTCGGATGACCTGGAAGGACTCGTGGCCGGCGCGGCTCCGGCCGTGGTGGGCGTGGAGCACGCGCGCGGCCACGGCACCGGCCTGTTCCTCACGCCGGATGGCTACGTGCTCACCAACCGGCACGTGGTGATGCGCACGCCCAAGCGCCTCACCGTGCAGCTCCACAACGGCGAGGAGCGCAGGGCCACGCTGGTGGGTGCGGATGCTCCCACGGACCTCGCGGTGGTGCGCGCGGAAGGGGATGACTTCCCCACGCTGCCGCTCGCGGATCCGGAGACGGTAAGGGTGGGGCAGCTGGTGATGGCCATTGGCAATCCCTTCCGCCTGGAGCAGTCGGTGTCGCTGGGCGTGGTGAGCGCCATCAACCGCAGCATCACCCTGCCCGACGGCGTCATCCTGGAGGGGATGCTCCAGACGGACGCGGCCATCAACCCGGGCAACTCCGGCGGGCCGTTGCTCGACACGCGAGGGCGCGTGGTGGGGCTCAACACGTTGGTCCTGCCGTTCGCGCAGGGGATTGGTTTCGCGGTGAGCGCCACCACGGCGGCCTGGGTCGCGAGCCTGCTCATCCAGCGCGGCCGGGTGGACCGGAAGTTCCTGGGCATCGCCGCCACGGCGGTGAACCTGGAGCCCGCGCTCGCGAAGGACACCGGCCAGCCGCGAGCCGTACGCGTGTTGAAGGTGCAGGAGGGCACGCCCGCGGACGACGCGGGTCTCCAGCCGGACGACCTGCTGCTCGGCATCAACAGCCGGCCGGTCAACAGCGTGGACGACCTGCAGCGGTTGATGGCGCTCGCCTCCGAGGAAGAGGTGCACCTGGACGTGCTGCGAAAGGGCCGCCGCAAGGACGTCTCCGCCCGGGCCCGCCACCGCCGCGAGCCGGTGGCGGCCTGAGCCACCGCTATACTGCGCCTCACGATGTCCTCATCGAAGGCGCATGACATGGCTTCGGAGGAACTGCCCGCGCGCATCGAGCGCGAGGGCTTCGCCATCCTCCCGCGCGGAATCACGCCCGCCACCGCGGACGCCCTGCTCCAGGCCCTGCGTCCCGTGAAGGAAGAAGCCTCGACCGCCCAGCGGCGAGGCGGCGTGCGCAACCTGCTGGAGAACGTGCCCGCCGTCCGTGAGCTGGCCCGTTCAGGCCCGGTGCGCGAAGCCGCCGGGTCCATCCTGGGCCCGCACTGCTTCGCGGTGCGCGGCCTGCTGTTCGACAAGACGCCAGACGCGAACTGGAAGGTCATCTGGCACCAGGACCTCACCGTCGCCGTGCGCGAGCGCCGCGACGTGCCCGGCTTCGGTCCCTGGTCGGAGAAGGCCGGTGTGCCCTGCGTGCAGCCGCCCACGTCCGTCCTGGAGGACATGGTCGCGGTGCGCGTCCACCTGGACGACTGCGGAGAGGACAACGGCCCCGTGCGCGTGCTCGCGGGTTCACACCGTGAAGGCCGTCTGTCCTCTTCGAGCATCCCTGACTGGCTCGAACGAAGTGCGCCCGTGGACTGCCTCGTGCCCCGCTGCGGCCTGCTGGTGATGCGGCCCCTGCTGCTGCACGCCTCGTCACCGGCACGCGTCCCCGCGCACCGCCGGGTCATCCACCTGGAGTTCGCGGCACGGCCCCTGTCCGGCGGGCTCGAATGGCACGCGCGCGTCTGAGGCTCACGGCCACGTCAGCATCAAGCCCACGCCGTCCGGCGCGGGCACCAGACGCGCCGTGAGCTGCCCGTTCAGCTTCGCGTTGAGGAACGTCAGCACGCCGTCGAACACCAACAAGAACGCGCCCTGCATGAGCACGCTCTTGCCCCAGCCTCGCAGGCGCTCCGAGTCCTTGCGCATTCCGCGCTCCCACAGGAACCCGCCGAAGGCGATGTAGCCCACGTCCAGGCCTGCGTTGAAGAGCAGCAGCTTCTCCATCCGCTGGCCTTCAGCCAGGCTGCGCGCCAGGTCCCACGAGGCCGGATCCGCCGTCGCCTGTCCGTGATAGCCGAGCCCCGCGATGACCAGGTTCACCACGTTCCAGGCCGCGTTCGCCTGGAAGAAGGCCCGCGTCTCGCCCTCGCTCGCGAAATGCCCCGCGACGCCCGTGCCGATGTTCAGC
This DNA window, taken from Corallococcus coralloides DSM 2259, encodes the following:
- a CDS encoding S1C family serine protease; the encoded protein is MSTDALQSLSQSISTVVERIAPSLVRVEARRRRGASGVIWDADGHILTTSHAVEHEGSIQVGLADGRSVSAELVGRDPSTDLALLKADARGLTALAPAPLDDVKVGNIVLALGRPGRTARATLGIVSAFGGDWRTHAGGQVDRYLETDADLPPGFSGGALVDAQGRFLGIPTAAFSRTAAVVLPGGTLTRVANSLREHGGIRRGYLGVGAYPVRLPREIEGTKAGLILLSVDPDGPAQKAGLLLGDVLVSLGGQSLHGVEDLLGYLGDEKVGASIQAKVLRAGELREVPITVGKRS
- a CDS encoding S1C family serine protease: MKLLQQLSDDLEGLVAGAAPAVVGVEHARGHGTGLFLTPDGYVLTNRHVVMRTPKRLTVQLHNGEERRATLVGADAPTDLAVVRAEGDDFPTLPLADPETVRVGQLVMAIGNPFRLEQSVSLGVVSAINRSITLPDGVILEGMLQTDAAINPGNSGGPLLDTRGRVVGLNTLVLPFAQGIGFAVSATTAAWVASLLIQRGRVDRKFLGIAATAVNLEPALAKDTGQPRAVRVLKVQEGTPADDAGLQPDDLLLGINSRPVNSVDDLQRLMALASEEEVHLDVLRKGRRKDVSARARHRREPVAA
- a CDS encoding phytanoyl-CoA dioxygenase family protein → MASEELPARIEREGFAILPRGITPATADALLQALRPVKEEASTAQRRGGVRNLLENVPAVRELARSGPVREAAGSILGPHCFAVRGLLFDKTPDANWKVIWHQDLTVAVRERRDVPGFGPWSEKAGVPCVQPPTSVLEDMVAVRVHLDDCGEDNGPVRVLAGSHREGRLSSSSIPDWLERSAPVDCLVPRCGLLVMRPLLLHASSPARVPAHRRVIHLEFAARPLSGGLEWHARV
- a CDS encoding DUF6992 family protein — translated: MASARLVRSCCVLVLLFFAMPGVAQETSAPDAKAWLAEHNAEAVRVNQTAMGILFGWAVLNIGTGVAGHFASEGETRAFFQANAAWNVVNLVIAGLGYHGQATADPASWDLARSLAEGQRMEKLLLFNAGLDVGYIAFGGFLWERGMRKDSERLRGWGKSVLMQGAFLLVFDGVLTFLNAKLNGQLTARLVPAPDGVGLMLTWP